Sequence from the Bremerella volcania genome:
ATCGAGTATGCCGTCAAAGCGTTGAGAGTCCCGCAAATCATTGTCTGTGGTCATGCCAAGTGCGGGGCCATGCAGGGACTGATGACCCCGGAGGCGGTCACCAGCATGCCGGAAGTTGGCAAGTGGGTCTCGTTGTCGAAAAAAGCACTCGAAGATCTGTCCGTCAATCCTCACGTGGATCGTTTGACGCAGATCGTCGAAGCCAATATTCGCCTCCAACTGCGAAACCTGATGACCTTCCCTGAAGTCGCCGACGCAGTCGAAGCGGGCAGCCTTCGACTGCACGGCTGGCTTTACGACTTCGAGACCGGCAAGGTGACTGTCCTTGCTCCAGAAATCAATCGGTTCGTTGACTGCAACGTTCGAATTGCCTGAACCAACTTTTTTTCACGGAAGCAACCCCATGGCTAAACAAGACACACCCCAAACGGATGCCGGTGGCTACTTCGCAGGTACGTTCAGGAAAGACTTCGTTTCTTCGATCGTCGTTTTCCTGGTTGCCCTGCCGCTTTGCATCGGAATCGCGGTCGCCGTGGGGGTCAATCCCGCGAGGGCCCTGATCACCGGCATCATCGGTGGCCTGATCGTGGGCATCTTTAGCGGCTCGCCTCTGCAAGTCAGTGGGCCGGCCGCGGGGCTGTTCGTCATCGTGGCGGACATCATCGCCCAGCAGAAAGCGAAGTTCCTCGGTTTCTTCTCCGGGCCGGAAGAAGCCGCGGACGGGGCTGCGATGACCTATGCATTGTCCGCGCTGGGGCTTTCGGTGCTGGTCGCCGGGGCGATTCAAGCCGTCGCGGGAAAACTTGGGATCGGACGCTGGTTCCAGGCGGTTTCGCCGGCAGTGATCAACGGCATGCTGGCCGGGATCGGGATCCTGATCATCGTCAGCCAGTTTCACGTGATGCTCGATCACCAGGCTTTGTGGCACGGCCACAAAGCGCACGGTGGTCTGCAATACATGGCCACCATTCCCGAAGCGATCTGGAAGTGCTTCGACCTGACCGAGGGCACTCCGCACCATCACCTCGCGGGCGCGATTGGAATCGTCACGATCACGACAATGATGCTCTGGCAATCATTCGCACCCAAAAGGCTCAAATTGATTCCGGCGGCCCTGCTGGGGATTAGCTTGGCAACCGTCGTTGCCATGGTGCTTAGCTTCGAGATTCAAAACCTGGTGATCCCTGAAAACCTGTTGGACGAAGTCTCGTTTCTCAACTCGACGCCTGAGTGGATGAACTTCGTCGTCGATCCATCGGTCTACATCTCGGCGTTGGTGATCGCTTTGGTGGCCAGTGCCGAAACGCTGCTTTGTGCGACGGCTGTCGACAAGATGAAGCCCGGGCACAAAACTAACCACGATCAGGAACTCACCGCCCAGGGAATCGGCAACATGGCCTGCGGTCTGGTGGGTGCCTTGCCGATGACCGGCGTGATCGTGCGAAGTTCGGCCAACGTCAACGCCGGGGGTCAAACCCGCGGGGCGACCATCCTGCATGGTGCCTGGCTGTTGCTGTTCATCGTCTTTTTGCCCCAGATCTTGACGCTGGTGCCGCGTGCCGCACTGGGCGCCCTGCTGGTTTACACCGGCTTCAAGCTGGTGAACATTAAGCAGATCAAGGAACTCTATAAAACAAGCTGGTCCGAGTTCGCGATCTATGCGACGACGGTCGTGTTGATTGTCAGCTTCGATCTTTTGATCGGCGTGATCGCGGGGATCGTGCTTTCGGCGATCAAACTGCTGGTGACGTTCACGCGGTTCGAGGCCGATCTGTACGTCAACGAAGAAGAGCAGAAGGCCTCGCTCAGTCTCCATGGGGCGGCCACCTTCCTGCGGCTTCCGATCCTGGCGCAGCGTTTGGAAGAGATTCCCGATAACGTTGAGTTGCACGTCGATCTGAGCAACCTCACTTACGTTGACCATGCCTGCTTCGAGTCGCTGATGGACTGGGCGAAACAGCACGAGAAGACGGGCGGCACGCTAGTGATCGATTGGAGTCAGCTGCATGGCAAATTTCAAAAGGAAGTCGACATCCGGCCCAATGGGACTACGGACGTTCAAAGAAATGGCAAGGCCAAGAGACAGTCTACTCCCGTTGGGGGAGGCATAACCTGATACGGTTCGTCAAAAGCAATACAATCCAACCATCCAGTCCTCGCGGCTCATGAATACCGCGTAAATATGTTGGTAAGCTGCCCCTTACCAATGTGGACTCGGCGCACTCCATCCGGTGTGCCGAGTTCTTTTTTTGAACGTTCGTGAGGTCTATTCCGCTCTTGCGAATCATTTCCCTTGAGACGCTAGCACCGCCGATGACGATCGTATCAGTTGCTCGTTCCGGATTTGTGTGCTTTATCGCTTGTTCGGGAAACTCTTGAAGCAACTTCTCTAGCAAATCTTACAGCCGGTTGGGTTCTTCCGCGCCGCTTGAAATCGATCTGCCTGGTTTGCAGCACATTCCGATTATCGCAGCTAGGCATTGGTCACTTTCCGTTCAGGATGAACGTAATTTGTGAAGTATGGAAACCCACACGATGAAAACTAGCTGGACTTGCCGCGCCCTGGGGATTTGTTTGGGCGCATTGGCACCTGCTCTTGGCTACGGTCAAGAGTCGATCTACAGCGCACCGTACGCAGGCGCGCCAACGCATCAAAACACCTACGAGCAACCGCAGCAGTTCTACGCCGCTCCGGAAGTTCCACAAGCGCTGCCTGCTGTCGACACGGTTTCAGCCGCTTCGTACTACAACTTGCTCGAGCGTGTTGAAAAGCTGGAAGCAGAAGCGGCTGAGGAAGCTTGCAAAGAAGTCGACATCCTGATGAAACCCACTCAGAAGTGGACAGGGCGTATTCATGCTGACTACTGGCATTTCCCTGAGGATTCGGAACTCCCCAACTTCATTGAAACCGACAACGTGGATCAAAGCCCGGAAGACTTTCTTGGCTTCCGTCGAATTCGTCTCGGCATCCAGGGCAACCTTAGTGAGACGATGATCTACAAAAGCGAATTCGACTTCGCCCAACCTAACGACATGGTAATCAAAGACGTTTACTTCGGCTGGGATGATCTACCATTTCTGCACACGGTACTCATTGGTAACCAGAAGCGTCCTTATGGTTTGGATCACTTAAACTCCAGTCGTTACAACGTCTTCATGGAACGTCCTTTCATCGTTGAAGCAATCAACCAAGATGCTCGGCGTGTCGGTGCCGCGTCGTATGGTTTGTCTGACGATCAGGCTTGGAACTGGCGTTACGGTGCCTACATCATGAATGATCTCCAGGGATCCGGCGGACAATACACCGACAACTACCAATCAGAATTCGCCGGGCGATTGGCCAATACCATCTGGTACGACGAAACCTCCGGTGGACGCGGTTACGCTCACTGGGCCGTTTCGGGTACGGCTGCGTTCCCAAGTAGTGGCGGTGCTGACCGTTTCCGCACACGCCCCGAAGCTAGATCGGATGAACGCTGGATCGACACCGGCGTTCTCGGAGCGGCGAACTACCAGATGATCGGGCTTGAAAGCGTCGTTAACGTTGGTGCGTTCTCGTTCGTCGGCGAGTACATGGCCGTTCACGCTGATCGTGGCGCGGAACCTGATACCAATTTCCATGGCGGTTACTTCTATCTTGCTTACTGGCTCACCGGCGAATATTCGCCATGGAGTCGTGATTCGGGCACACTCGATCGCCCCAAGCCCATCGAGAACTTTTGGTTGGTCAATCGTTGTGATGGATGCAAAAGCTACGGGTGGGGTGCTTGGCAGGTTGCCGCTCGCTACTCGTACTGCGATTTCACGGATGAAGACGTCTTCGGTGGTGTCGGTGAAAGTGTGACCTTCGGTTTGAACTGGTGGTGGAATCCGAACGCTCACTGGCAATTGAACTACATTCAAGGGCGTTTGTCTGAACGTGTAGTTTCCGGAGTAAGCACGGACGCAGGCTGGTATCAAATGATCGGCTGTCGATTTAGTGTCGACTTCTAGCGTGTGCCGTGAATGAAACCCATTGCCAGGCTCTCTTAAAGAGCCAGGCAACCAGCGGAAATCAACTAAGCAAAACAATTAGTACGGAGCGATCTCCATGAACCGTTACCTCGCCATTGTTGGCCTCGGACTGCTGTTTTTCGGCAGCGGGTGCTGTGCGACGAAGTGCTGCACGCCGACGTGCTGCTCGTCCTACGGCAAGACCTGCTCGCCGGAAGTGAAACAAATAGAAGTCGAACACAACTGCTACGCGGACAAGTGCAAAGACGTTTGCATTCCCGCGGTACGCTTCCCCTGGGAAGATTGCTGCTCGCCGCTGCGTTGCGGTAAAGTTCGCTCGGTCAAGCAATTGACCAAGTGGGAATACAAGTGCCCTGACTGCGAAGTGAAGTGGAACGTCATCAACAACGGCTGCTGTGGCTACGGCAACGGTTGCGGTAATGGCAACGGCTGTGGTTGTGGAAACAACTGCGGCGGAGCCTGTGGTGTTGGTTGCGGCGATCCCGCTTGTGGCTACAGCATGGACTATATGCCCAGCCAAGCCCCTCAGCCGATGCCTGCCGTGGTAACTCCGGAAACGTCTCCTTCCGAAGTTCCCCCCATGCCGCCGGTCGTGATCGAGCAGACCACCTTCTTTGCTCCGGCCCGCTAACGAGTCACTCTCACCTCGACTCAGAGGAATTCCGACCCAGCCCTTGGAAGTTCCCAGCTCCAAGGGCTTTTTTACGTTCGAAGGCCTTCGTTATGTGTGGCACTGCCGCCCTTGGCAGTGAGAAGCTGATTGTGAGCTAGAAGCGGGATACATCTTGTGACAAGTATTCCAGTGATTCGTCCCGGTACCAATGGATCGAACGTACCAGGCATTCACACTGCCGAGG
This genomic interval carries:
- a CDS encoding carbonic anhydrase, yielding MRDLLTGVTQFQKNTFPKKKSRFEELGRGQSPEALFITCSDSRVNPELFTNCEPGEIFVIRNAGNIVGRKGEADLGMAATIEYAVKALRVPQIIVCGHAKCGAMQGLMTPEAVTSMPEVGKWVSLSKKALEDLSVNPHVDRLTQIVEANIRLQLRNLMTFPEVADAVEAGSLRLHGWLYDFETGKVTVLAPEINRFVDCNVRIA
- a CDS encoding SulP family inorganic anion transporter — its product is MAKQDTPQTDAGGYFAGTFRKDFVSSIVVFLVALPLCIGIAVAVGVNPARALITGIIGGLIVGIFSGSPLQVSGPAAGLFVIVADIIAQQKAKFLGFFSGPEEAADGAAMTYALSALGLSVLVAGAIQAVAGKLGIGRWFQAVSPAVINGMLAGIGILIIVSQFHVMLDHQALWHGHKAHGGLQYMATIPEAIWKCFDLTEGTPHHHLAGAIGIVTITTMMLWQSFAPKRLKLIPAALLGISLATVVAMVLSFEIQNLVIPENLLDEVSFLNSTPEWMNFVVDPSVYISALVIALVASAETLLCATAVDKMKPGHKTNHDQELTAQGIGNMACGLVGALPMTGVIVRSSANVNAGGQTRGATILHGAWLLLFIVFLPQILTLVPRAALGALLVYTGFKLVNIKQIKELYKTSWSEFAIYATTVVLIVSFDLLIGVIAGIVLSAIKLLVTFTRFEADLYVNEEEQKASLSLHGAATFLRLPILAQRLEEIPDNVELHVDLSNLTYVDHACFESLMDWAKQHEKTGGTLVIDWSQLHGKFQKEVDIRPNGTTDVQRNGKAKRQSTPVGGGIT
- a CDS encoding OprO/OprP family phosphate-selective porin, which gives rise to MKTSWTCRALGICLGALAPALGYGQESIYSAPYAGAPTHQNTYEQPQQFYAAPEVPQALPAVDTVSAASYYNLLERVEKLEAEAAEEACKEVDILMKPTQKWTGRIHADYWHFPEDSELPNFIETDNVDQSPEDFLGFRRIRLGIQGNLSETMIYKSEFDFAQPNDMVIKDVYFGWDDLPFLHTVLIGNQKRPYGLDHLNSSRYNVFMERPFIVEAINQDARRVGAASYGLSDDQAWNWRYGAYIMNDLQGSGGQYTDNYQSEFAGRLANTIWYDETSGGRGYAHWAVSGTAAFPSSGGADRFRTRPEARSDERWIDTGVLGAANYQMIGLESVVNVGAFSFVGEYMAVHADRGAEPDTNFHGGYFYLAYWLTGEYSPWSRDSGTLDRPKPIENFWLVNRCDGCKSYGWGAWQVAARYSYCDFTDEDVFGGVGESVTFGLNWWWNPNAHWQLNYIQGRLSERVVSGVSTDAGWYQMIGCRFSVDF